In Gammaproteobacteria bacterium, the genomic window ATCCCAGTAATGCGACAGTTTATAGTTCAGGTGATGTGCCCAGCAATGTTGATTGCGCAGATCCTTTTACAGCGCCCCTCACGGCGCCGATTCGCTATACCACAACCACCAGCGGTGTGTTCACCGTTCAGTTGGAGAGTGTTTCCAGTGTTAATTTAAGACGTTTTGATATTACAGTAACTCCTGATGCACTGACAAATCCCGACCCCTCTGCTGCCGGTGGTCGGTTGTGGGCGTATGGGTGGAGGTTTGATGCTGACACTTTTGGGCAGGTTGGGTCGACTGATGCCAATTACTATGCCCTTGTGCCAGGAGGGCGGCCTGACACTAATTACGTCTGGGTGCTCGATCTTAATAATTTCGCTGGGTATGTATACACACTTGTGGCAAATGATTTAGGTGTGGATGCACCTTATTCCGGTTATAGCACCCCAAGAAGCGGCCGTACAGTCACGGCCAAGTTCCCCCAATATATGAGTTACCCGGTGATTGCCGATCCACGTCCAACCGAGCCGCCAGTGCTGACAGGTGGTTTGACCTTCATTGATGATGCAGGTCAGGATTACGCGATTTCGCCTGTGGCGACCGGTGGCATTCAGGATAGCGGTAATTTTGAGTTTACCTCTGATATTGCGGGTACTTACGCAATCACCATCGATACAAATAGCAACGGTGTCTATGGGGCTGGCGATAAGCTGCTGCTCGGCAATATGGTGGCGGGGTTGAATCAAGTGTCATGGGATGGAGCGGGTGCCAATGGTGTTGTTTTGGCAGATGGCCAGTACAGTGCTAATTTACAGGTACGTCTTGGTGAATACCATTTCGTCGCTCGTGATGCAGAGACCAGTGGTGGCACTGAAGATGGCCTGACTATATTTTTGGCAAATAGCGACGGCAGCGTAGTCGATACTACTGTTTATTGGGATGATACAACATTCCTTGCGGGTAGCTCCAACCTTCCCGATGGTGCGCTAGCATCAACACCTGCCGGAAAACATACTTGGGGTAACTTTACCGCTACCAGTATAGGTAATGAAGCCTATATGGATACTTATGTTTACGGGCTCTCCTCCACTTATACGGCATTAACTGCAATTGTTTCTGATGACACACTTCAAACCGGCACCGATGGTCTGCTTACCGTTCCGGGACAAAGTGATTCTGGGGGTGACTTTACCATTATCGTCAACGATGCTGATATCAATGTCATCCCCTCAGTTGCTGAGACAGTGACGGTAGTTGTTGCTAACCCCATTACAGGGGAGCAGGAGCAGGTTAGCCTCACTGAAACGGGTATTAATACCGGTGTCTTTAGTCGCGTTTTTAGTACAGTAGAGAGTGCTGTTGCGGGGGTGAATAACGATGGTAGTTTGAATGTGATGCCCGGTAACGATATAAGTGTCACCTATTTTGATCAGCTCGATTTGGCGGGGGCTTCGGTGAGTCGAGTTGAGGCAGTTGGCATGTTGGATGTTACCGCGCCCGTGATTACCCTGATCGGCAGCGACCCGATCAGCATTGAGCTGGGCAGCACCTACACCGATGCCGGAGCCACTGCATCGGATAATATCGATGGTGATCTTAGCGGCAACATCGTCACCGTCAATCCCGTCGATACCAATACCGTAGGCAGTTACACCGTGACTTACAACGTCACTGATGCCGCAGGCAACAACGCCACCGAAGTGACCCGTGTCGTGAATGTCACCGCTGATGTCACTGTCCCTGTGATTACCCTGATTGGCAGTGATCCGGTCAGTATCGAGCAGGGTGAAACCTACACCGACGCTGGTGCCACTGCATCGGATAATATCGATGGTGATCTTACCGGCAGCATTGTCATTGTTAACCCGGTGGATACCAACACCGTAGGCAGCTACACCGTCACCTACAACGTCACTGATGCCGCAGGCAACAACGCCACCGAAGTGACCCGTGTCGTGAATGTCACCGCTGATGTCACTGTCCCTGTGATTACCCTGATCGGCAGTGACCCGATCAGTATCGAGCTGGGCAGCACCTACACCGATGCCGGAGCCACTGCATCGGATAATATCGATGGTGATCTTACCGGCAGCATTGTCACTGTTAACCCGGTGGATACCAACACTGTAGGCAGCTACACCGTGACTTACAATGTGACTGATGCGGAGGGTAATGCAGCGATTGAAGTGACTCGTACCGTTAATGTCACTTTTGACCCATTAGCTGATGCCGATGGCGATGGTGTGAATAATGGTGATGAAGGCGCCATAGATAGTGATGGCGATGGCATTGCCAACTATCTGGATCTGGATAGTGACAATGATGGTATTCCGGATCTGCAGGAAGGGATGACGGATGGTGACGCTGATGGCGTGCCGGATTTTCTCGATATCGATTCGGATAACGATGGGCTCTCTGACCTGACTGAATCCGGAATTGCCAATCCAAGGGGTCTTGATGCAGATAACGATGGGCGTATAGATAGTGACTTTGGTGATAATGGTCTGGCTGATGTGGTAGAAAACGCATTTGAAAGTGGAGAGATCAACTACAACATTGCAGACAGCGATAGTGATGGTGTTAATGATTTTCGAGATCTTGATTCCGACAACGATGGTCTTAATGATGTTATCGAATCTGCAGGTGTAGATGGTGATAATGATGGCCTCATTGGTAGTGGTGTCGTTGCTGTTGATACAGATGGAGCCTACCTTGGTGTATTGCTGCCGGCCCTTGATCGTGATGATGATGGGGTTGCCAACTTTCGGGACTTGGATAGTGACAATGATGGCCTCTTTGATGTGGTTGAATTGAATGGCTTGGACTCGGATGGTGATGGCATGGTAGCGACGGCACCGGATGTTGATTCAAATGGCATTCCTGACCAAGGCAGCTTGATTTCGCTTGATACTGACAGTGATGGGGTGGCTGATTATCTTGACCTTGATAGTGATAATGATGGTATCCCCGACGTTACTGAAGTGGGTGGCAGCGATGATAATGGAGATGGCATCATTGGCAGTGATATTTCACCCGTTGTCAATGCGGCAGGTATACCCAACGGTGGGCCGCTGCCATCAGTTGATACCGATAATGATGGTCTTGCCAACTATCGTGATTTGGATTCTGACAACGATGGCGGTTACGACCTAGTTGAAGGTGGTGGCCAGGACAGTGACAACAATGGCTTGATTGATGGCTTTGTTGACACTGACGGGAACGGTTTTGATGACGGCCTAGAGCAGACACCGCTGCCCTTTATTGACTCTGATGGTGATGGAACTCCCGACTTCCGGGATCGGGATGATACCGATAACGACGGTGTGTCTGATTACCTGGATCGAGATGACGATAATGATGGCATTCCAGATATTCAAGAGGGTGACGGTGCGGTTGATAGCGACGGTGACTCCATTCCGGATAGCCGAGACCTCGATAGCGACAACGATGGTATTTATGACTTGATTGAGTCAGGAGTAAGCAACCCTACATCACTGGACAGCGATGGTGATGGCATCATTGATGATAATGGTGCGACAGACAGCAATGGTCTGGCTGATGCGGTTGAAAACACGCCCGATAGCGGAATTGTTAACTATAACGGCGGCACACCGGTCGATAGCGATGGTGATGGAATCGAAGATTTCCGCGACTTGGATAGTGATAACGATGGCATTTCTGATGTTTTGGAAAATGGCGGTAGTGATCCTGATTCAAATGGCACTATCGGTACAGGGTCGCCTGTCGCTGTCAACTCACATGGTGTTGCGGTGGGCGTCTCCAGTGGGGTGACCGACTCTGATGGCGATGGCCTTGCTGACTACCTCGATGTTGATGCAAACAATGATGGTATATTTGATTTGGTCGAAGTGGGTGGTTCAGACAGTAACGGCGATGGCATGATTGATGGTTTTGTCGATATTGATGGTAATGGTTTTGACGATGGAGTAAATCAGACGCCATTACCGCACCTTGATACCGATGGAGATGCCGTACTTAATCATCTGGATCTGGATGATGATAACGACGGCATCCCAGACCTACAGGAGGGTGGCGGTACTGTTGATAGCGATGGAGATTCCATTCCGGATAGTCGTGACCTTGATAGTGATAACAATGGCATTAGTGATTTGATCGAGTCAGGAGTAGACGACCCACTATCACTAGATAGTGACAATAATGGAATGATTGATGGTAACGGTGCTGCGGATACTAACGGCCTTGCCGATATTGTTGAAAGCTCGCCTGATAGCGGCATCGTTAACTACAATGGCGGTATGCCCGTTGATAGGGATGGCGATGGTCTTGCTGACTACCTCGATGTTGATGCAGACAATGATGGTGTTTTTGATTTAGTCGAAGTGGGTGGTGTAGACAGCGATGGAAATGGCAGGGTAGATGATTATACGGATGCTAATGGCGATGGATACGATGATAATGCGATCTCTAGTCTGACAATAGTCGACCTCAATAATAATGGATTGCCTGACTATCTAGAGAGTGAGCGAAGTGCGGTTAAGACGGGTCTGAAGGGCGTTGGTGGTTGTAGTGCTGCAGGGCCGGGCACCACGATTGACCCGACGCTCCCCCTGTTGCTGCTATTCTCAATGTTGGCGCTGATGGGTGGTAATATTCGTAAAGTGCTTTTTGGGGGAGGTCGATAATGAAAGGGCGAACGGCGAAATTATGCCACGTGTTATTGATGGTTGGCTTTAGCATCTTAACCGTATCTACAGTGTCGGCAGCAGAGGATGACTCCATCTATATTGGCGCAGGTATTGGGCCAGGTTTGTCGTATGTTAAGCCGGACACCGATGGCACGATCTATAGTGTTGAAGATGAATACAGTAGTGGTTATACCCTCTACCTGGGTTATGACTTCAGCGAGCGTGTGAGTTTTGAGCTTTACTATTCCGATCTTGGAGAGGCTAAATTAGCCCCCGTTGGCCGTGTTGATTACAAAGATCTTGGTGTGGGTGCTCTCTACTATTTTTATCGCCAGAAAGAGGATCGGGAGGGGTTGTCAACTTACCTAAAAGCCGGTGTCGGGCGCATGAAAAATAGTGCCGATATACCTTATGAGCGGAGTAATAATACACACCTAACGCTCGGTCTGGGCGGTGAGTATGGTGTCGGTGATGGCTGGGCTTTGCGTGTCAATATGGACCTGTATGATGCGGATGCTAGGTTATTGACACTTGGAGTGTTGAAGCGCTTTGGTAGTGCCCCGCCAGCGGTTGTCCAGCAACCAGAGCCTGCTTT contains:
- a CDS encoding DUF5011 domain-containing protein: MRDLSNSTYPQKVDIVAAGEVINVSLCGNSNVDTVSVTILDPSNATVYSSGDVPSNVDCADPFTAPLTAPIRYTTTTSGVFTVQLESVSSVNLRRFDITVTPDALTNPDPSAAGGRLWAYGWRFDADTFGQVGSTDANYYALVPGGRPDTNYVWVLDLNNFAGYVYTLVANDLGVDAPYSGYSTPRSGRTVTAKFPQYMSYPVIADPRPTEPPVLTGGLTFIDDAGQDYAISPVATGGIQDSGNFEFTSDIAGTYAITIDTNSNGVYGAGDKLLLGNMVAGLNQVSWDGAGANGVVLADGQYSANLQVRLGEYHFVARDAETSGGTEDGLTIFLANSDGSVVDTTVYWDDTTFLAGSSNLPDGALASTPAGKHTWGNFTATSIGNEAYMDTYVYGLSSTYTALTAIVSDDTLQTGTDGLLTVPGQSDSGGDFTIIVNDADINVIPSVAETVTVVVANPITGEQEQVSLTETGINTGVFSRVFSTVESAVAGVNNDGSLNVMPGNDISVTYFDQLDLAGASVSRVEAVGMLDVTAPVITLIGSDPISIELGSTYTDAGATASDNIDGDLSGNIVTVNPVDTNTVGSYTVTYNVTDAAGNNATEVTRVVNVTADVTVPVITLIGSDPVSIEQGETYTDAGATASDNIDGDLTGSIVIVNPVDTNTVGSYTVTYNVTDAAGNNATEVTRVVNVTADVTVPVITLIGSDPISIELGSTYTDAGATASDNIDGDLTGSIVTVNPVDTNTVGSYTVTYNVTDAEGNAAIEVTRTVNVTFDPLADADGDGVNNGDEGAIDSDGDGIANYLDLDSDNDGIPDLQEGMTDGDADGVPDFLDIDSDNDGLSDLTESGIANPRGLDADNDGRIDSDFGDNGLADVVENAFESGEINYNIADSDSDGVNDFRDLDSDNDGLNDVIESAGVDGDNDGLIGSGVVAVDTDGAYLGVLLPALDRDDDGVANFRDLDSDNDGLFDVVELNGLDSDGDGMVATAPDVDSNGIPDQGSLISLDTDSDGVADYLDLDSDNDGIPDVTEVGGSDDNGDGIIGSDISPVVNAAGIPNGGPLPSVDTDNDGLANYRDLDSDNDGGYDLVEGGGQDSDNNGLIDGFVDTDGNGFDDGLEQTPLPFIDSDGDGTPDFRDRDDTDNDGVSDYLDRDDDNDGIPDIQEGDGAVDSDGDSIPDSRDLDSDNDGIYDLIESGVSNPTSLDSDGDGIIDDNGATDSNGLADAVENTPDSGIVNYNGGTPVDSDGDGIEDFRDLDSDNDGISDVLENGGSDPDSNGTIGTGSPVAVNSHGVAVGVSSGVTDSDGDGLADYLDVDANNDGIFDLVEVGGSDSNGDGMIDGFVDIDGNGFDDGVNQTPLPHLDTDGDAVLNHLDLDDDNDGIPDLQEGGGTVDSDGDSIPDSRDLDSDNNGISDLIESGVDDPLSLDSDNNGMIDGNGAADTNGLADIVESSPDSGIVNYNGGMPVDRDGDGLADYLDVDADNDGVFDLVEVGGVDSDGNGRVDDYTDANGDGYDDNAISSLTIVDLNNNGLPDYLESERSAVKTGLKGVGGCSAAGPGTTIDPTLPLLLLFSMLALMGGNIRKVLFGGGR
- a CDS encoding OmpA family protein, which encodes MKGRTAKLCHVLLMVGFSILTVSTVSAAEDDSIYIGAGIGPGLSYVKPDTDGTIYSVEDEYSSGYTLYLGYDFSERVSFELYYSDLGEAKLAPVGRVDYKDLGVGALYYFYRQKEDREGLSTYLKAGVGRMKNSADIPYERSNNTHLTLGLGGEYGVGDGWALRVNMDLYDADARLLTLGVLKRFGSAPPAVVQQPEPAFKPEPVPEPVPELAPEPELIPEPEPALASEPIPESVIVINLDSDGDGIFDLIDVCPATAPAVKVDDSGCQLKEVITLDGVTFATSSSKLIGRSAEVLNKVAGTLKRYPGLRVEVAGYTDNSGSARYNQSLSEQRANSVRDYLIEQGVSKNSLTVKGYGEEQPIADNSTPAGRAENRRVELRNLAGDE